One Cohnella candidum genomic region harbors:
- a CDS encoding DoxX family protein, whose translation MYIVFVIFQSFLLVSMTFGGASKLAGSKNFKDMFESLKLPQWFRVVTGFVQLAGAAGLVVGYWNRETAVWAGIWIGITMLAACLSHFRVKHPPGQAMPAFVITLIAVALAAVQA comes from the coding sequence ATGTACATCGTGTTTGTGATTTTCCAAAGTTTTCTGCTCGTCTCCATGACCTTTGGCGGTGCGAGCAAGCTCGCCGGTTCGAAAAATTTCAAGGATATGTTCGAATCGCTAAAACTGCCGCAATGGTTCCGAGTGGTAACGGGATTCGTTCAACTCGCCGGAGCAGCCGGACTTGTTGTCGGCTACTGGAATCGGGAAACGGCCGTGTGGGCAGGGATCTGGATCGGCATTACCATGCTGGCGGCATGCCTGTCTCATTTCAGAGTCAAGCATCCTCCCGGGCAAGCGATGCCGGCTTTCGTAATCACATTAATTGCGGTTGCCTTGGCAGCCGTGCAAGCATAA
- a CDS encoding CD3072 family TudS-related putative desulfidase, whose amino-acid sequence MQRSRKILVVSHCVLNQNTVIPEEARSPGMMRSAVDWAEAQGYGLVQLPCPEFTYLGPDRPSMTRAQYDTPEYRAHSRAILQPIVEQLRTYQNHGYELIGGLGIATSPSCDPGYGVFMEELHRLIDENGIQLDHFWQIPATQSGTFDIDDPASTYGSVRGQSPYNP is encoded by the coding sequence ATGCAGCGTAGCCGCAAAATTCTCGTCGTCTCGCACTGCGTGCTAAATCAGAATACGGTCATACCGGAAGAAGCCCGCAGCCCGGGCATGATGCGGTCGGCAGTGGATTGGGCGGAGGCGCAGGGATACGGTCTCGTCCAGCTTCCCTGCCCCGAGTTTACCTACCTGGGTCCGGACCGGCCTTCCATGACGCGGGCTCAATACGATACCCCGGAATATCGCGCCCACTCGCGCGCGATTCTGCAGCCGATCGTGGAGCAGCTGAGAACTTACCAAAATCACGGATACGAACTCATTGGCGGCTTAGGGATTGCGACAAGTCCCTCCTGCGATCCCGGTTACGGCGTATTTATGGAAGAGCTTCACCGATTGATCGACGAGAACGGTATCCAGCTTGACCACTTCTGGCAGATCCCCGCGACGCAGTCCGGCACGTTCGACATTGACGATCCGGCGTCTACCTATGGAAGCGTTAGGGGCCAATCACCCTATAACCCATGA
- a CDS encoding DsrE family protein translates to MQNKVILLSTDCWGKGDEALGHTILETFFTLLKQEQERPAAVFCMHRGVMALTEASVVSLQLKELEQLGVPVLACKTCTDYFGVTDKLSAGEVSTMKRFIELSAEHEVFTIA, encoded by the coding sequence GTGCAAAATAAAGTGATCTTGCTGAGCACGGACTGCTGGGGAAAAGGCGATGAAGCGCTGGGCCATACGATTTTGGAAACTTTCTTTACGCTGCTGAAGCAAGAGCAGGAACGCCCGGCCGCCGTTTTCTGCATGCACCGCGGCGTCATGGCGCTGACTGAAGCGTCTGTCGTATCCTTGCAACTAAAAGAACTCGAACAGCTCGGAGTACCGGTTCTGGCGTGCAAGACATGCACCGACTATTTCGGCGTCACGGATAAGCTGTCTGCCGGCGAGGTATCGACCATGAAGCGGTTCATTGAGCTGTCGGCCGAACATGAGGTATTCACGATCGCTTGA
- a CDS encoding winged helix-turn-helix transcriptional regulator: MLKVSVNFIIRPMKKRTSTVCPIVYALDIWGDPWSLVILRDVLIHNKRYYREFLASREGIATNILSARLQTLVDSGLLNKIEGETNRAQTMYRPTQKALDLIPVLFAIMHWGLQYNPNTDMSIPIMQELKTNEKELGERLLRNFEDVR; encoded by the coding sequence TTGCTTAAAGTAAGTGTGAATTTTATAATAAGGCCTATGAAAAAGCGAACATCCACCGTATGTCCGATTGTATATGCGCTCGACATATGGGGGGATCCTTGGAGTCTGGTCATTCTTCGGGACGTCCTCATCCATAACAAGCGGTATTACCGCGAATTCCTGGCTTCGCGCGAAGGCATCGCGACCAATATTTTGAGCGCACGCCTCCAAACCCTTGTAGATTCAGGCTTGCTCAACAAAATTGAAGGCGAGACCAATCGGGCTCAAACGATGTACCGGCCAACGCAAAAAGCGCTGGACCTTATTCCGGTTTTATTCGCCATCATGCACTGGGGGCTTCAATACAACCCGAATACCGACATGAGCATTCCGATCATGCAAGAGTTAAAAACAAATGAAAAAGAGCTGGGCGAACGCCTGCTGCGGAATTTCGAGGATGTACGTTAA
- a CDS encoding cupin domain-containing protein translates to MNGTHFSVVEAGPFNNLLSMSKDPVPGKYFLKDRLGLTGMEVSLNQLPEGGSIPFYHTHRENEELYLFIGGQGQFQVDGQTFDVKEGSAVRVLPQGERTLRNHGTGDLVFIVIQAQEGSLRQWVQTDGVILDKPVTWQE, encoded by the coding sequence ATGAACGGTACTCATTTCAGCGTTGTGGAAGCAGGTCCTTTTAACAATCTTTTGAGTATGTCGAAGGATCCTGTCCCAGGTAAGTACTTTCTCAAGGATAGACTTGGACTCACCGGCATGGAGGTTTCACTGAATCAGCTGCCGGAGGGAGGTTCTATCCCGTTCTATCACACCCATCGTGAAAATGAGGAGCTGTACCTTTTCATTGGCGGCCAAGGCCAGTTTCAGGTGGACGGACAGACTTTTGACGTAAAGGAAGGAAGTGCGGTTCGTGTTTTGCCGCAAGGAGAACGCACGCTTCGCAATCACGGTACCGGCGATTTAGTGTTCATCGTGATTCAAGCCCAAGAGGGCAGTCTCCGTCAGTGGGTACAAACGGATGGCGTCATACTGGATAAGCCGGTGACCTGGCAAGAATAG
- a CDS encoding MFS transporter, with protein sequence MKSSILTRPFYYLWTTQTTANAADVLYIMALTVLVLNRTDSLVSAALMPLMRSGAQMLSGLIAPLLMNRFKLPALLLLSQTGQCILFLCLALYLQLNDNNSSLVLVFTLVFIMSFLDGWTVPARNALVPRLVAHEQGLLKANGLISVSDQVVQFAGWGLSGLIVAFLGPGHTLLLTVILYGLAAVFTLGVKEPPDVESVRRHTAEDNSAAPSSKWHTLTEGWKMIWQMSRLRLLTFMDIIDMLGGSVWVGAFTLAFVQVALGKGEEWWGFINGAYFAGTVGGGLLVLTLARAIGNRYLAAMLIGMAGYGILTALYAINTRPIIALILVLLMGPFAELSIVNRRTLIQRSVAKETLPKVLSAQASLLNLVFCISLLVMASLAEWFGIVNLYLLAAGLTLLALGVGLIGRRTFHNAADPGAGD encoded by the coding sequence ATGAAATCCTCGATTTTAACCCGCCCTTTCTATTACCTGTGGACCACGCAGACAACGGCGAACGCGGCGGATGTTCTTTACATTATGGCACTTACGGTGCTGGTATTAAACCGGACCGACTCGCTGGTATCGGCGGCCTTGATGCCGTTGATGCGCAGCGGCGCCCAAATGTTGAGCGGCTTGATCGCACCGCTGCTGATGAACCGCTTCAAGCTGCCGGCATTGCTGCTCCTTTCGCAGACGGGCCAGTGTATTTTGTTCCTCTGTCTGGCCTTATACTTACAGCTTAACGATAACAACTCGTCGCTTGTTCTTGTTTTTACGCTCGTTTTTATCATGTCCTTCCTTGACGGATGGACGGTTCCAGCTCGCAATGCGCTTGTTCCGCGGCTCGTGGCGCATGAGCAGGGTCTGCTCAAGGCAAACGGCCTTATCAGCGTGAGTGACCAGGTGGTACAGTTTGCGGGCTGGGGACTGAGCGGCCTGATCGTCGCTTTTCTAGGCCCCGGTCACACGCTGCTATTGACGGTCATCCTCTACGGGTTAGCCGCGGTTTTTACGCTGGGCGTCAAAGAGCCGCCCGATGTCGAGTCGGTACGGCGGCATACAGCAGAGGACAACTCGGCTGCACCTTCGTCCAAATGGCACACCCTGACCGAAGGCTGGAAAATGATCTGGCAGATGTCGCGATTACGGTTGCTTACATTTATGGACATCATCGACATGCTGGGCGGGTCGGTATGGGTCGGTGCCTTTACGCTCGCCTTCGTGCAAGTCGCCCTAGGAAAAGGTGAAGAGTGGTGGGGGTTCATCAATGGAGCATATTTTGCGGGGACAGTCGGCGGCGGGTTGCTGGTGCTGACGTTGGCGCGGGCGATCGGGAACCGCTACCTGGCAGCCATGTTGATCGGCATGGCGGGGTACGGCATCCTTACAGCTCTCTACGCCATCAACACCCGGCCCATCATTGCGCTTATTCTCGTGTTGTTGATGGGACCGTTCGCCGAACTGTCGATCGTCAACCGGCGCACCTTGATTCAGCGCAGCGTAGCCAAAGAGACGCTGCCCAAAGTATTGTCGGCTCAAGCCTCCCTGCTGAATCTCGTTTTCTGTATCTCGCTGCTGGTTATGGCTAGCCTAGCCGAATGGTTCGGCATCGTGAACCTGTATTTACTCGCGGCAGGACTCACTCTGCTGGCGCTAGGGGTAGGCCTGATCGGCCGCCGGACCTTCCATAACGCGGCCGACCCCGGCGCGGGCGATTAA
- a CDS encoding aminoglycoside phosphotransferase family protein, protein MIVITNELVRRLVDSQFPEWANLDIRSVKKSGHDNRTYRLGSGMTIRLPSHERYASAVEKELTWLPIFKPLISLPIPVPVAKGEPTEEYPLPWSINRWIEGETVMHTNIPNLKLFAEDLAKFLKELEAIDASRGIPAGSQNFYRGGNLAVYDDETRSIIEAVSEQYDHKLLTEIWELSLATRYHSAPLWLHGDVAVGNLLVRDGRLCGVIDFGTMGVGDPSSDLVMAWNFFDEGSRETFLKLMDFDEATDNRARGWALWKALITFAQHEKGSEASNWGKHVVDTVIRDYKRL, encoded by the coding sequence ATGATCGTTATTACGAATGAATTGGTACGCCGATTAGTCGACAGCCAATTTCCGGAGTGGGCCAATTTAGATATAAGGTCCGTGAAAAAAAGCGGCCATGATAACCGAACCTATCGATTGGGCAGCGGGATGACCATTCGTCTGCCGAGTCATGAAAGATATGCGTCGGCTGTTGAGAAAGAGTTGACTTGGCTTCCTATTTTCAAACCGCTTATTTCCTTACCGATTCCGGTTCCCGTTGCAAAAGGGGAGCCGACCGAAGAATATCCTCTTCCATGGTCCATCAACCGGTGGATTGAAGGCGAGACCGTTATGCATACCAACATACCCAATCTAAAACTATTTGCCGAAGACCTCGCTAAGTTTTTGAAAGAGCTGGAGGCAATCGACGCAAGCCGAGGCATACCGGCTGGCTCCCAAAACTTTTACCGAGGGGGAAATCTTGCGGTTTACGATGACGAAACAAGGTCTATCATCGAAGCTGTATCCGAACAATACGATCATAAGCTGTTAACGGAAATATGGGAGCTTTCACTTGCGACAAGATACCATTCCGCCCCGCTATGGCTGCATGGTGACGTAGCAGTAGGGAATTTGCTCGTTAGGGATGGAAGGCTTTGCGGCGTCATAGATTTCGGAACGATGGGCGTGGGCGATCCTTCGAGTGATCTTGTAATGGCCTGGAACTTTTTTGATGAAGGCAGCCGCGAAACATTCCTGAAACTTATGGATTTTGATGAGGCTACTGATAACCGGGCACGCGGCTGGGCACTATGGAAAGCACTCATCACCTTCGCTCAGCATGAGAAGGGCTCGGAAGCTTCGAATTGGGGAAAGCATGTGGTGGATACCGTCATCCGAGACTACAAACGTCTATAA
- a CDS encoding YitT family protein, whose protein sequence is MKTTQEQPAVFMKILRGLAVIIGAFITAYGLEAVLIPNNVSDGGVTGLSIVGSELIGMPLGLLIAILNVPFIFLGYKQIGKTFAIYSVLGIASLAVGTVVMHEISPILQGDTLLVTVVGGIIIGFGMGLALRNGGALDGIDMLAVLLSRKLPFGTSDLILFLNVFVFIVVSTVFGLQGAIMSGIAYYIASKVIHIVEEGLSGAKTFKIITRHPETMVETIRDRLGRGATYNLVEGGYTNEQFKEITCVINRLEESKMKEIIHKIDPSAFVMVYDVAEVKGGNFKKHDIH, encoded by the coding sequence ATGAAGACAACGCAAGAACAACCTGCCGTTTTCATGAAAATTTTACGCGGACTGGCCGTGATCATAGGAGCCTTCATCACCGCCTATGGTCTTGAAGCCGTATTAATCCCGAACAATGTATCCGACGGCGGGGTGACAGGTTTAAGCATCGTAGGATCGGAGCTTATCGGAATGCCGTTAGGACTGCTCATCGCGATTCTCAATGTTCCGTTTATCTTTTTGGGATACAAGCAAATCGGAAAAACCTTCGCGATTTATTCCGTGCTCGGTATTGCTTCATTGGCTGTCGGCACGGTCGTCATGCATGAAATTTCCCCCATCCTCCAAGGCGATACGCTCCTGGTGACCGTTGTCGGCGGTATTATCATCGGTTTTGGAATGGGTCTGGCCTTACGGAACGGCGGTGCGCTGGACGGGATTGATATGTTAGCCGTATTGCTCTCCCGGAAACTGCCTTTCGGTACCAGCGATCTTATCTTATTCCTGAACGTGTTCGTGTTTATTGTCGTTTCAACCGTTTTTGGCCTACAAGGCGCGATTATGTCAGGCATCGCTTATTATATTGCCTCGAAAGTGATTCATATTGTTGAAGAAGGTTTGAGCGGCGCGAAAACGTTCAAAATCATCACCAGGCATCCGGAAACCATGGTGGAAACCATTCGCGACCGCTTAGGACGCGGTGCTACATATAATCTCGTGGAAGGCGGATACACCAACGAACAGTTCAAGGAGATTACTTGCGTCATTAACCGGTTGGAGGAAAGCAAAATGAAAGAAATCATCCATAAAATCGATCCGAGTGCCTTTGTGATGGTGTACGACGTTGCCGAAGTGAAAGGCGGAAACTTCAAGAAGCACGATATTCACTAA
- a CDS encoding MarR family winged helix-turn-helix transcriptional regulator: MKEILREIGMIARALDSISNIEFKQFDLTKGQYLYLVRICENPGIIQEKLAEMIKVDRTTAARAIQKLETNGFIEKKDDPGNKKINKLFPTVKGKTVYPYIKRENDYSNTVALSGFSESEAETVFNLLQRVRKNVEKDWEFVKKGNKRDY, translated from the coding sequence ATGAAGGAAATTCTTCGTGAAATCGGAATGATCGCCAGAGCGCTGGATTCCATAAGCAATATTGAATTTAAACAATTCGATCTTACCAAAGGTCAGTACCTGTACCTCGTGCGAATATGCGAAAATCCGGGAATCATTCAAGAAAAGCTGGCTGAGATGATTAAGGTTGACCGAACGACAGCCGCTCGCGCGATCCAGAAACTCGAGACCAACGGATTTATCGAGAAGAAGGATGATCCCGGCAACAAAAAAATCAATAAGCTGTTTCCCACGGTGAAGGGGAAGACGGTCTACCCTTATATCAAAAGGGAAAACGATTATTCCAACACGGTCGCGCTTTCCGGATTTTCCGAGAGTGAAGCGGAGACCGTTTTTAACCTGCTGCAGCGAGTCAGAAAAAACGTAGAGAAAGACTGGGAGTTCGTGAAAAAGGGAAACAAGCGGGATTATTGA
- a CDS encoding GNAT family N-acetyltransferase: MTLEIRKCTLEDLGALQEVSVETFNDTFKDQNSPENMKSYLDKAFNLEQLEKELSNNDSEFYFIYSNGQIAGYLKVNINDAQSERMGRDSLEIERIYIRRAFQKQGLGKHFYLKAIERAKEQNKEKIWLGVWEKNESAIAFYEKMEFVRTGAHSFYMGDEEQTDFIMTRTLS, encoded by the coding sequence ATGACGTTAGAGATCAGAAAGTGCACGCTTGAAGATCTGGGCGCGCTTCAAGAAGTTAGTGTAGAAACCTTCAATGATACGTTCAAGGATCAAAACTCGCCCGAGAATATGAAATCCTATTTGGATAAAGCATTTAACCTCGAACAATTAGAAAAAGAACTTTCGAATAACGATTCGGAATTCTATTTCATTTATTCTAACGGTCAAATTGCCGGGTACCTGAAGGTAAACATCAATGACGCTCAATCTGAACGAATGGGCCGGGACTCGCTTGAGATCGAGAGGATTTATATTCGGAGAGCATTTCAAAAACAGGGGCTGGGTAAGCATTTCTATCTTAAAGCGATTGAAAGAGCAAAGGAGCAGAATAAGGAGAAGATTTGGCTCGGGGTTTGGGAGAAAAACGAGAGCGCGATCGCGTTTTATGAAAAAATGGAGTTTGTTCGGACCGGAGCCCACTCTTTCTATATGGGGGATGAAGAACAAACCGATTTTATTATGACCCGCACGCTTAGTTAA
- a CDS encoding MerR family transcriptional regulator — MKGLTIGQVAKAANVNLETVKYYEKRELLQKPARSDSGYRLYSESAVEDIRLIKRAQDLGFTLNEIKQLLALIKQESDFPVEEMQALALVKIVEINEKITRLASFKSLLEQAVELSAPSDPLPQRNCPVLKKIREEDAH, encoded by the coding sequence ATGAAGGGGCTCACGATCGGGCAAGTAGCCAAGGCGGCGAACGTCAACCTGGAAACCGTGAAATATTACGAAAAGCGCGAGCTTTTGCAGAAGCCCGCCAGAAGCGATTCGGGGTATCGGCTGTATTCGGAGTCCGCTGTCGAAGACATTCGGCTGATCAAGAGAGCGCAGGATCTCGGATTTACGCTGAATGAGATCAAGCAGCTTTTGGCGCTGATCAAGCAGGAAAGCGACTTTCCGGTGGAAGAGATGCAGGCGCTGGCGCTCGTTAAAATCGTGGAAATCAACGAAAAGATCACCCGACTGGCGAGTTTCAAATCGCTGCTGGAGCAAGCGGTCGAACTTTCCGCGCCATCCGATCCTCTTCCCCAACGGAATTGCCCAGTGCTGAAAAAAATAAGGGAGGAAGATGCGCATTGA
- a CDS encoding CD3073 family putative ECF transporter S component, producing the protein MNQNVTRLALCAFAIALNVVAGTIVGDLKIPLLFLDTIGTIFIAVLYGPYWAFAVGILTNLVLGVTSNYTNIPFGLVNGAVGLIAGYAARRYGFSLWIAIASGVFMSIICPIIGTPIAVAMFGGLTGGATDVVVIWLRDAGAQLFAAAFIPRLYENLLDKVLSCILVMLIIRNLPAGMMKRLGSPKRSSRGSQHAA; encoded by the coding sequence GTGAATCAAAACGTGACAAGACTGGCGCTATGCGCCTTTGCCATCGCTTTGAACGTGGTGGCCGGTACGATCGTGGGTGACCTCAAAATCCCGCTTCTCTTCCTTGATACGATAGGCACGATTTTCATCGCCGTGCTGTATGGGCCGTATTGGGCTTTCGCGGTGGGCATTCTGACGAATCTGGTACTTGGCGTAACGTCCAACTACACGAATATTCCATTCGGCCTGGTCAACGGCGCCGTCGGCCTGATTGCCGGGTATGCGGCGCGCCGCTACGGCTTCAGCCTGTGGATCGCGATCGCTTCGGGCGTGTTCATGTCGATCATATGCCCGATCATCGGCACGCCGATTGCCGTGGCCATGTTCGGCGGACTGACCGGCGGAGCAACGGACGTCGTCGTGATTTGGCTGCGGGATGCCGGCGCTCAATTGTTCGCAGCCGCCTTTATTCCGCGATTGTACGAAAATCTGCTCGACAAGGTGCTCTCCTGCATACTCGTAATGCTCATCATCCGCAATTTGCCGGCCGGCATGATGAAGCGTCTCGGAAGTCCGAAACGGTCTTCTCGGGGATCTCAACATGCAGCGTAG
- a CDS encoding SDR family NAD(P)-dependent oxidoreductase, translated as MNEFKQVNGQNVKGKYAVITGATSGIGLAAAQALAAGGANLGIIARNAAKANEVAARLRASSGNQVTVDVFIADMSSQSSIRRAANEILEQCPKIDILINNAGAMFVDHKLTEDGLEMTWAVNHIAPFLLTNLLLDRLMMSEDSRIITTSSHGHKMAMKGINFDDLSAKGYFGFLGKMKGGPNFRYGETKLANILFTAELAQQLKGTNVSAYCFDPGLVATNFNQDNGWMARMTMAVMKRFAHTPEKGAETLVWLADTDSKNLESGRYYADKQVRTPSVQASNMEAAKRLWEVSWAQIRASEA; from the coding sequence ATGAACGAATTCAAACAAGTGAACGGTCAAAATGTAAAAGGAAAATATGCAGTGATCACAGGTGCGACGAGCGGGATCGGGTTGGCGGCCGCGCAAGCGTTAGCCGCCGGAGGGGCGAATTTGGGCATCATTGCGCGCAATGCGGCCAAAGCCAATGAGGTTGCGGCCAGACTGCGGGCGTCTTCCGGCAATCAGGTCACGGTCGACGTGTTTATTGCCGACATGTCTTCCCAAAGTTCCATCCGCCGCGCGGCAAACGAGATATTGGAGCAATGTCCGAAGATCGATATCCTGATCAATAACGCGGGCGCCATGTTCGTCGATCATAAGCTGACGGAGGATGGTCTGGAGATGACTTGGGCAGTCAACCATATCGCCCCATTCTTGTTAACGAACCTGCTGCTTGATAGACTGATGATGAGTGAAGATTCCCGCATTATTACGACGTCTTCCCACGGTCATAAGATGGCGATGAAGGGCATCAATTTCGATGACTTGAGCGCTAAGGGTTATTTTGGATTTCTGGGGAAAATGAAGGGCGGCCCTAATTTTCGATACGGCGAGACGAAGCTGGCGAACATTTTATTCACCGCTGAACTGGCGCAGCAGTTGAAAGGCACTAATGTATCTGCGTATTGCTTCGATCCGGGACTGGTCGCCACGAATTTCAATCAGGACAACGGATGGATGGCCCGGATGACGATGGCCGTCATGAAGAGATTTGCCCATACCCCCGAGAAGGGCGCGGAAACGCTGGTGTGGCTGGCGGATACCGACTCGAAGAACCTGGAAAGCGGGCGTTACTACGCCGATAAGCAAGTGAGGACGCCGTCGGTACAAGCGAGCAACATGGAAGCGGCGAAAAGGCTCTGGGAAGTGAGCTGGGCGCAAATTCGCGCATCGGAAGCTTAA
- a CDS encoding DoxX family protein, which yields MNTISTVTTAKFITQSRGRMIAYWTITVLLAISITLSGIGQLMRYGGNVELVTHIGFPLYITKILGTWKLLGVLAILAPGLPRLKEWAHAGIFFLMTGAALSHVFANDYGDSGFHVILPLTYAALNIASWALRPKSRRL from the coding sequence ATGAATACGATCAGTACGGTAACAACCGCGAAATTCATAACACAGTCCCGAGGAAGAATGATTGCCTATTGGACCATCACAGTACTACTCGCAATATCGATAACGTTAAGCGGCATTGGTCAACTGATGCGATATGGGGGAAACGTCGAGTTAGTGACCCATATCGGTTTCCCGCTATACATTACAAAAATTCTCGGGACTTGGAAATTGCTTGGAGTCCTGGCGATCCTCGCGCCGGGTCTTCCTCGACTCAAAGAATGGGCTCATGCCGGTATCTTCTTTTTAATGACGGGCGCGGCGTTATCCCATGTGTTTGCAAACGATTACGGCGATTCCGGGTTTCATGTAATCCTGCCGCTCACATATGCCGCGTTAAATATCGCTTCGTGGGCGCTGCGTCCCAAGAGCCGCAGACTTTAA
- a CDS encoding LysR family transcriptional regulator yields MTLQQLKYILTIVSSGSISEAAKKLYISQPSLSSAVKEIEQEMGIEIFVRSSKGIVLSVDGAEFLSYARQVVEQAELLEQRYTNRKPSKKLFSISTQHYAFSVQAFVSLLKELNVDEYECTLRETRTYEIIEDVRHMRSELGVLYLNDFNRKVIQKILRDNELRFHPLFVAEAHVFISSEHPLASKQMLRIEDLDDYPSLAFEQGEYNSFYFSEEILSTRAHKKKILVSDRATLFNLLIGLNGYTISSGVLNKDLNGEQIKSVRLHTEENMQVGYITNEKASLSRLAKDYVRILKSVIADFGYPVIHEEDEPN; encoded by the coding sequence ATGACATTGCAGCAGTTGAAGTACATTTTAACGATCGTAAGCAGCGGCTCCATTAGTGAAGCGGCGAAAAAGCTCTATATTTCGCAGCCCAGCTTGTCCAGCGCGGTGAAAGAGATCGAGCAGGAAATGGGCATCGAAATCTTCGTGCGTTCCTCCAAGGGTATCGTGCTGTCCGTGGACGGGGCAGAGTTTCTGTCCTATGCCCGCCAAGTCGTGGAGCAGGCGGAGCTTCTTGAGCAGCGGTACACGAATCGGAAGCCTTCCAAGAAGCTCTTCTCCATCTCGACGCAGCATTATGCCTTCTCGGTACAAGCCTTCGTAAGCTTGTTGAAAGAGTTAAACGTAGATGAGTACGAGTGTACGCTTCGCGAAACCCGAACTTACGAAATCATAGAAGACGTACGCCATATGCGCAGCGAGCTCGGCGTTCTCTATCTCAATGATTTTAACCGGAAGGTCATTCAGAAAATATTGAGGGATAACGAGCTCCGATTCCATCCGCTTTTTGTCGCCGAAGCGCACGTGTTCATTAGCTCCGAGCATCCGCTTGCCTCCAAGCAGATGCTGAGAATAGAAGATTTGGACGATTACCCTTCGCTAGCCTTTGAGCAGGGAGAATACAATTCGTTCTACTTCTCGGAGGAAATTCTCAGCACGAGAGCCCACAAGAAGAAAATACTGGTCAGCGACCGCGCGACGCTGTTTAATCTCCTCATCGGGTTGAACGGCTACACGATCAGCTCGGGCGTGCTGAATAAAGATCTGAACGGAGAGCAGATCAAATCCGTGCGCCTTCATACGGAAGAGAACATGCAGGTGGGATACATTACGAATGAGAAAGCGAGTCTGAGCCGGCTGGCCAAAGACTACGTCCGCATTCTGAAAAGCGTCATTGCGGATTTCGGTTATCCCGTCATCCACGAAGAGGATGAGCCCAACTGA
- a CDS encoding TetR/AcrR family transcriptional regulator: MPKIGRAQTEQALDERKDQIKRAALKVFAEKGLAGTKMSMIAEEAGISQGLSYRYFESKDEIFALLVEEAIEESRNAIREIGKLPGSPLEQLKAFTLQLLDENHKHYFLLVQQAQTSEGVPSKAKEAIERYSPQDTIEQIIPIFVRGQQEGQFAEGDAYKRLILFLSVITGLMLQDAKAMGMDWTQEVDRLLNILTK, translated from the coding sequence ATGCCGAAAATTGGAAGAGCGCAAACCGAACAAGCGCTCGACGAACGCAAAGATCAGATCAAAAGGGCGGCTCTTAAAGTTTTCGCGGAGAAAGGGCTTGCCGGCACGAAGATGAGCATGATCGCGGAGGAGGCCGGCATCAGCCAAGGGCTATCGTACCGCTATTTTGAATCCAAAGACGAGATTTTCGCGCTTCTCGTGGAAGAGGCGATCGAGGAGTCCCGGAACGCCATCCGGGAAATCGGAAAATTACCGGGTTCGCCTCTTGAGCAACTAAAGGCGTTCACGCTTCAATTGTTGGATGAGAACCACAAGCACTATTTCCTGCTCGTTCAACAAGCGCAAACCTCGGAAGGCGTTCCGAGCAAGGCGAAGGAAGCAATCGAGCGGTATTCGCCCCAGGATACCATCGAGCAGATAATTCCGATATTTGTCCGAGGGCAGCAGGAAGGACAGTTCGCAGAGGGCGACGCTTACAAGCGGTTGATTTTATTTCTTTCGGTGATTACCGGTCTTATGCTTCAAGATGCCAAGGCGATGGGCATGGATTGGACGCAGGAAGTCGACCGTCTGCTGAACATCTTGACGAAATAA